The stretch of DNA TCATCGACGATCAGTACGCCCCGTTGACGGAGAAGATCGTCGCAGCGATACGGACGTTATCCGATGAACCGATTCGGTTTCTCATCAATACGCACATGCATCCGGACCACACCGGTGGCAACGAGAACTTCGGCAAAATGGGAACTCTGATCTTCGGCCACGACAACGTGCGCCATCAGATGCAGGTTGCCGGCTACAAGGAGGCGCCTCCCCTCGTCACTTATGGTGAAGACATGTCCTTCCACATCAATGGCGAGACGGTCTATGTTTTCAAGACTCCCGACGCCCACACCAACGGAGATTCTTACATCCTGTTCCGGGGTTCGAACGTCGTTCACACCGGCGATATCTACCGAACCACGAGCTACCCTTACGTGGACACCGCCAATGGGGGCAGCTTCCTTGGAACGATCAAGGCTCTCGATCTCCTGATCGAAATCTCGGATGCGAACACGAAAATCATTCCCGGTCACGGGGTCATTTCGAACGTGGCCGAGGTCAGAGCGTGGCGGGACATGCTTCTCGTCATTCGCGACCGCGTGAAATCGAGCATCGAAGCGGGCAAGAGCCTGGAGGAGACGCAGGGGGCCGGATTGACGAAAGAATACGACGCCCGATGGGAAAGCGGCCGACGGATTGGCAGCGCCGCCACGCTGATCGAAGCCGCCTACAACGACCTTGCGCGGTAGCCGCCAATAACATCTTACAGAGAACTTGATACAGTATCGCCCCATGGCGAACAGCGACCAATCGGATCTCGAGGCTCGCGTCGCGCATCTCGAGATGATGCAGGATCTGCTTTTCCGGCTCGTGTCGATGACGCGCCCCCTGACGAAATTGCTCGAAGAGTTCGGCGCGACGCGATCGCAGGAAGAGGCGCTGGTGCAATTCCTGGACGGGCTCGTCGAGCGATCGCGCGGACCCGAAGGCGACCGTCCGTCCTTCGCTTATTTCGAGATGAACGTCGCGAACATCCTGCCGAGGCTCCGGGGCAACCGGGAGTTCCTGCAGCTCCTCATGGACACGCTCCGGGTGGAGCGACCGGCATACCGCGAGCTCCACGAGTACGTGACCGCGCGGGGCTGGAGGGCGTCCGACGAAGCGTAGAGAAAGGTCAGAATGAAGTCGACCGTCGCTCGAGAAAACTTCAAGACAGCAGAGGCCTCGACGCCGACCCGTTGAGAGGCTTCCGGCCCCGACAGGAGACGATCAGGCCTTCGCGCCAAGCGAAGCCGGGATTCCTTGTGAGCGCGACGAAGCCGTCGAACTCAGCGGGCGTGACGTTTCCCTGCGCGATGATGGGGTCCTTCAGCTCGACGAAGGCGGGAACGTGGGCGGAAGCATCCTCGTGCGGGTTCCCGCGAAAGAAGTATGCGCGCCCCTCGGCGACGACGTCGTGGAAACCGAGACGCTGGACGAGCCCGAAGAGCTTG from Vicinamibacteria bacterium encodes:
- a CDS encoding MBL fold metallo-hydrolase, yielding MHEKNQSMLFVLFSTVLIMGAKLAFAQDFSDVEIKIHPVAGQVYYLEGQGGNIGLFIGNDGVFLIDDQYAPLTEKIVAAIRTLSDEPIRFLINTHMHPDHTGGNENFGKMGTLIFGHDNVRHQMQVAGYKEAPPLVTYGEDMSFHINGETVYVFKTPDAHTNGDSYILFRGSNVVHTGDIYRTTSYPYVDTANGGSFLGTIKALDLLIEISDANTKIIPGHGVISNVAEVRAWRDMLLVIRDRVKSSIEAGKSLEETQGAGLTKEYDARWESGRRIGSAATLIEAAYNDLAR